A stretch of the Nostoc punctiforme PCC 73102 genome encodes the following:
- a CDS encoding DUF1816 domain-containing protein, which yields MKLTHNLKQEPSEFAWWIEIITNHPNCTYYFGPFISPKEAYWFLPGYIEDLEQEGNQEIRFQILQCQPKELTISKNEWQDSA from the coding sequence ATGAAATTGACACATAATTTAAAACAGGAACCGTCTGAATTTGCTTGGTGGATAGAAATTATCACTAATCATCCTAACTGTACTTACTACTTTGGCCCTTTTATTAGTCCAAAGGAGGCTTACTGGTTCCTACCTGGCTATATAGAGGATCTAGAACAGGAGGGTAATCAAGAAATTCGGTTCCAGATTTTACAGTGTCAGCCAAAAGAATTAACTATTTCTAAGAACGAATGGCAAGACAGTGCTTGA